A stretch of the Chromatiales bacterium 21-64-14 genome encodes the following:
- a CDS encoding RNA polymerase sigma factor RpoD, whose translation MDQEQQSQLKQLITKGKEQGFLTYSEVNDFLPDDIVDPEQIEDVISMINDMGIEVHEVAPDADALLLNVPSGPSVEEAEEAAASLSTVDSELGRTTDPVRMYMREMGTVELLTREGEILIAKRIEDGLLQVLTALAHYPESNAVLFQEYAKVEAGEQRLTDLLSGFMDDETAAVPVAAERVVPEAPVRAVGGSDEDEDEDDSTEDTEDDPLNGGPDPEEARARFAKLRELYEKAQSSASRNSGDHTRARKLRTQLAGQFVQLKLVPRLTERLVDNLRQAVERVRTHERVIMDICVNQAHMPRKDFITSFPDNETDLKWLDKQIRAGREYSKVLEQHRDEILKAQNRLVSIEKEGGLSIGELKEINRQMSIGEAKARRAKKEMVEANLRLVISIAKKYTNRGLQFLDLIQEGNIGLMKAVDKFEYRRGYKFSTYATWWIRQAITRSIADQARTIRIPVHMIETINKLNRISRQMLQEMGREPTPEELAQRMEMPEDKVRKVLKIAKEPISMETPIGDDEDSHLGDFIEDPNIDSPVDSATMEGLREATRGVLAGLTPREAKVLRMRFGIDMNTDHTLEEVGKQFDVTRERIRQIEAKALRKLRHPTRSETLRSFLDLE comes from the coding sequence ATGGACCAGGAGCAGCAGTCCCAGCTCAAGCAGTTGATTACGAAAGGGAAGGAGCAGGGATTCCTGACCTATTCGGAGGTCAACGATTTCCTTCCGGACGACATCGTCGATCCGGAACAGATCGAGGACGTCATCAGCATGATCAACGACATGGGCATCGAAGTCCACGAAGTGGCTCCGGACGCCGATGCGTTGCTGCTGAACGTCCCGTCCGGACCCTCCGTGGAAGAAGCGGAGGAGGCTGCGGCGAGCTTGTCCACCGTGGACAGCGAACTGGGCCGTACCACTGATCCTGTTCGTATGTACATGCGCGAGATGGGCACCGTGGAACTGCTCACCCGCGAGGGTGAGATCCTCATCGCCAAACGCATCGAGGACGGCTTGTTGCAAGTCCTCACCGCGCTCGCCCACTACCCGGAATCGAATGCGGTACTGTTCCAGGAATATGCGAAGGTAGAGGCTGGCGAGCAGCGGCTTACGGACCTGCTCAGCGGTTTCATGGATGACGAGACGGCGGCGGTCCCGGTCGCTGCGGAGCGCGTGGTCCCAGAGGCCCCGGTACGTGCCGTGGGCGGCAGCGACGAGGACGAAGACGAAGACGACAGTACTGAGGACACCGAGGACGATCCGCTCAACGGCGGACCGGATCCGGAAGAGGCCCGCGCGCGTTTCGCCAAGCTCAGGGAGTTGTACGAGAAGGCCCAGTCGTCCGCGAGCCGCAACAGCGGCGACCATACCCGTGCGCGCAAGTTGCGGACGCAACTTGCTGGGCAATTCGTCCAGCTGAAGCTGGTTCCACGCCTAACCGAACGGTTGGTGGACAACCTCCGCCAAGCCGTGGAACGCGTGCGCACCCACGAACGGGTGATCATGGACATCTGCGTCAACCAGGCGCACATGCCGCGCAAGGATTTCATTACCAGCTTCCCGGATAACGAAACCGACCTGAAGTGGCTGGATAAGCAGATCCGCGCCGGGCGCGAGTACTCGAAGGTGCTTGAGCAGCACCGCGACGAGATCCTCAAAGCGCAGAACCGATTGGTTTCGATCGAGAAGGAGGGCGGGCTCAGCATCGGCGAGCTCAAGGAAATCAACCGCCAGATGTCCATCGGCGAGGCCAAGGCGCGCCGTGCCAAGAAAGAGATGGTCGAGGCCAATCTGCGCTTGGTGATTTCCATCGCCAAGAAGTATACCAACCGCGGCTTGCAGTTCCTGGATCTGATCCAGGAAGGCAACATCGGCCTCATGAAGGCGGTGGACAAATTCGAGTACCGGCGTGGTTACAAGTTTTCCACCTATGCCACGTGGTGGATCCGCCAGGCGATCACGCGCTCGATCGCGGATCAGGCGCGCACCATCCGTATCCCGGTGCACATGATCGAGACCATCAATAAGTTGAACCGGATCTCGCGTCAGATGCTGCAGGAGATGGGCCGCGAGCCGACCCCGGAAGAATTGGCGCAGCGCATGGAGATGCCGGAAGACAAGGTGCGCAAGGTGCTGAAGATCGCCAAGGAGCCGATCTCTATGGAAACCCCGATCGGCGATGACGAGGATTCGCACCTCGGGGACTTCATTGAGGATCCGAACATCGACTCCCCGGTGGACTCGGCGACCATGGAAGGGCTACGGGAAGCGACCCGCGGCGTGCTGGCGGGCCTCACGCCTCGTGAGGCGAAGGTGCTGCGCATGCGTTTCGGCATCGACATGAACACCGACCACACCCTGGAAGAGGTCGGCAAGCAGTTCGACGTTACCCGGGAGCGGATCCGTCAGATCGAAGCCAAGGCCCTGCGCAAGCTGCGCCACCCGACCCGTTCGGAAACCCTGCGCAGCTTCCTCGACTTGGAGTGA
- a CDS encoding DNA primase encodes MAGRIPQEFIDELLNRVDLVEVIDTRVPLRKAGRDYMACCPFHNEKTPSFTVSPTKQFYHCFGCGAHGNAIGFLLEYEHMEFVDAVEDLARRVGLTVPRSAAAAGGEGRPDLYGLLEQAAAFFRGALESHPDAARAREYLVGRGLSAEVTGAYGLGYAPPGWDGVLKALGENPSQRQRLQDVGLVVGKAGGGAYDRFRDRVMFPIRDRRGRVIGFGGRVLGDGTPKYLNSPESQVFHKGRELYGLYEAQQALRRLSRLLVVEGYMDVIALSQYGLQYAVATLGTATTHDHLERMFRVVSEVVFCFDGDRAGRQAAWRALEASLPVVRDGRQVSFLFLPDGEDPDTMVRKEGRAAFEQRLVHSVPLSRFLYEELAARADTTSMDGRARLVELARPLIARVPEGVYRELLVDGLAEVVRVEPRQLRGWLSPGAAPPAAPQSGTRRGPAGLRAPSPVRHAVVLLLQRPALAQEAGEPKRLERSDRAGITLLVRLLELLQAHPHLNTAAILERWRGTEDGGHLERLAALPLAVPEAGIAQEFQDTLVFLVSECTARARDSRWASLARKRPSEWSEEEKREARQLLPGAPDDGAGDP; translated from the coding sequence ATGGCGGGCCGTATTCCTCAGGAATTCATCGACGAGTTGTTGAACCGCGTGGACCTGGTGGAGGTCATCGACACGCGGGTGCCGTTGCGCAAGGCCGGACGCGACTACATGGCCTGCTGCCCGTTTCACAACGAAAAGACCCCCTCGTTTACGGTCAGTCCCACCAAGCAGTTTTACCACTGCTTCGGCTGCGGGGCACACGGCAACGCCATCGGCTTCCTGTTGGAGTACGAACATATGGAGTTCGTGGATGCGGTGGAGGATCTGGCCCGACGGGTGGGTTTGACCGTCCCGCGCAGCGCCGCAGCCGCGGGTGGGGAAGGTCGCCCGGACCTCTATGGACTGCTGGAACAGGCGGCCGCGTTTTTCCGCGGGGCCCTGGAATCCCATCCTGACGCAGCGCGGGCTCGGGAGTATTTGGTGGGCCGGGGACTGAGCGCCGAGGTGACTGGGGCCTACGGCTTGGGTTACGCGCCGCCGGGCTGGGACGGCGTCTTGAAGGCCTTGGGCGAGAATCCGTCCCAGCGGCAGCGGCTCCAGGATGTAGGCCTGGTGGTGGGTAAGGCCGGGGGCGGTGCCTACGACCGGTTCCGAGACCGGGTGATGTTCCCGATCCGGGACCGGCGTGGGCGGGTCATCGGGTTTGGGGGCCGTGTCTTGGGAGACGGAACCCCCAAATACCTGAATTCGCCCGAAAGCCAAGTCTTCCACAAGGGGCGGGAACTGTATGGCCTGTACGAGGCCCAGCAGGCGCTACGGCGCCTCTCCCGCCTGCTGGTGGTGGAAGGCTACATGGACGTGATCGCCCTGTCTCAATACGGGCTCCAGTACGCCGTCGCCACCCTGGGCACCGCAACCACCCACGATCATCTGGAGCGGATGTTTCGGGTGGTTTCAGAAGTGGTGTTCTGCTTCGACGGGGACCGTGCCGGGCGCCAGGCGGCGTGGCGGGCGTTGGAGGCCTCTTTGCCCGTAGTTCGGGACGGACGCCAGGTGAGTTTCCTGTTCCTGCCGGACGGGGAGGATCCCGATACCATGGTGCGCAAGGAAGGACGCGCGGCCTTCGAACAACGGCTTGTGCACTCGGTCCCACTTTCCCGGTTTCTCTATGAAGAGCTGGCGGCCAGGGCCGATACCACTAGCATGGACGGGCGGGCGCGGCTGGTGGAATTGGCGCGCCCCTTGATCGCCCGGGTGCCCGAGGGTGTCTATCGGGAGCTGTTGGTGGACGGTCTTGCCGAGGTGGTGCGAGTGGAGCCCCGTCAACTTCGAGGTTGGTTGTCGCCGGGTGCGGCGCCTCCCGCGGCACCTCAATCCGGGACGCGTCGGGGGCCTGCGGGCCTGCGTGCCCCGAGCCCGGTGCGCCACGCGGTGGTCCTGCTGCTGCAGCGCCCCGCCCTGGCTCAGGAAGCAGGGGAACCGAAGCGGCTCGAGCGGTCGGACCGGGCGGGGATCACGCTGTTGGTCCGGTTGCTTGAATTACTCCAAGCCCACCCTCATCTCAACACCGCAGCGATTCTGGAGCGGTGGCGCGGCACGGAAGACGGCGGCCACCTGGAACGGCTTGCGGCGTTGCCGCTGGCGGTTCCGGAGGCGGGGATTGCCCAGGAGTTTCAGGACACGCTCGTGTTCCTGGTGTCGGAGTGCACCGCACGGGCGCGGGATAGCCGTTGGGCCTCGTTGGCCCGGAAACGCCCGAGCGAGTGGTCCGAGGAGGAGAAGCGGGAAGCGCGACAGCTGCTTCCCGGCGCGCCGGACGATGGGGCGGGGGACCCGTAA
- a CDS encoding glutamyl-tRNA amidotransferase — MATPGSSLTQRVEQDMKDALRAREKRRLGTLRLILAAIRQREIDERVRLDDQQVMVVLDKLIKQRRESVVHYQAAARADLVEQESYEIQVIQEFLPAALGEAEVEALITEALSVTGAQTQRDMGKVMAHLKPLLQGRADMGQVSARVKGRLA; from the coding sequence ATGGCCACGCCCGGATCTTCCCTCACGCAGCGTGTCGAGCAGGACATGAAGGACGCCCTGCGTGCGCGCGAAAAGCGCCGCCTGGGCACCCTGCGCCTTATTCTTGCGGCCATCCGGCAGCGCGAGATTGATGAGCGTGTGCGTTTGGATGACCAGCAAGTCATGGTGGTCCTGGACAAGCTGATCAAGCAGCGGCGCGAATCGGTGGTCCATTACCAAGCTGCCGCGCGCGCGGACTTGGTGGAGCAGGAATCCTACGAGATCCAGGTGATCCAGGAGTTTTTGCCCGCCGCGCTCGGGGAGGCGGAGGTCGAGGCGCTGATCACAGAGGCCTTGTCGGTCACCGGGGCCCAGACCCAACGCGACATGGGGAAGGTGATGGCGCACCTGAAGCCGCTGCTGCAGGGCCGTGCGGACATGGGGCAGGTCAGTGCCCGAGTCAAGGGCCGGCTTGCCTAG
- a CDS encoding 30S ribosomal protein S21 has product MPNVKVRENEPFDVALRRFKRACEKAGVLTEIRRREFYEKPSVMRKRKAAAAVKRHLKKLAREAARRVRPF; this is encoded by the coding sequence ATGCCGAACGTGAAAGTGCGGGAAAACGAACCATTCGACGTGGCACTGCGGCGCTTCAAACGCGCTTGCGAGAAGGCGGGGGTCCTGACCGAAATCCGCCGCCGCGAGTTCTACGAAAAACCCTCCGTCATGCGCAAGCGCAAGGCGGCCGCTGCCGTCAAGCGCCACCTGAAGAAGCTTGCTCGGGAAGCGGCGCGGCGCGTGCGTCCGTTCTGA
- a CDS encoding tRNA (adenosine(37)-N6)-threonylcarbamoyltransferase complex transferase subunit TsaD, translating to MQNTPGVRRVLGIETSCDETGVALYDGTRGLVAHALYSQIPVHATYGGVVPELAARDHIQRTLPLIRRVLEQAGGQNADGVAYTAGPGLIGALLVGAALARSLARAWGVPAVAVHHMESHLLAPMLEPDPPEFPFLALLVSGGHTQLVEVAGVGQYRTLGQTLDDAVGEAFDKTAKLLGLPYPGGPALAQLATQGRPGRYTFPRPMTDRPGLDFSFSGLKTHALQTLRGLPTSDPQAQADVAWAFQDAVVDTLALKCRRALRETAILRLVVAGGVGANQALRARLTELARQEGATVHYPRPEFCTDNGAMVAYAGYRRLAGGQRASTAIEARARWSLDELTPP from the coding sequence ATGCAAAACACTCCGGGGGTACGCCGGGTCCTCGGCATCGAGACCTCCTGCGACGAAACCGGCGTGGCCTTGTACGACGGGACCCGGGGCTTGGTAGCCCACGCCCTCTATAGCCAAATACCGGTCCATGCGACCTACGGGGGCGTAGTACCGGAGCTGGCGGCGCGGGACCACATCCAGCGCACCCTGCCCCTGATCCGACGGGTGTTGGAACAGGCCGGTGGCCAGAACGCCGACGGGGTGGCCTACACTGCCGGCCCGGGGCTCATCGGGGCGTTGCTGGTGGGTGCCGCCCTGGCCCGGAGCTTGGCCCGTGCCTGGGGCGTACCCGCGGTGGCCGTGCATCACATGGAGAGCCACCTGCTGGCCCCGATGTTGGAACCGGACCCGCCCGAGTTCCCGTTCCTGGCCTTGCTGGTATCCGGAGGTCACACCCAGTTGGTGGAAGTAGCCGGGGTGGGTCAGTACCGGACCCTGGGCCAGACCCTGGACGACGCGGTGGGCGAGGCATTCGACAAAACCGCCAAGCTGTTGGGGCTGCCGTATCCCGGGGGGCCGGCCCTGGCGCAGCTGGCGACCCAAGGCCGGCCCGGGCGCTACACCTTCCCCCGCCCCATGACCGACCGCCCCGGACTGGACTTCAGCTTCAGCGGCCTCAAGACACACGCCCTCCAGACCCTGCGCGGCCTCCCCACATCGGATCCCCAGGCCCAGGCCGACGTGGCCTGGGCCTTTCAGGACGCCGTTGTGGATACGCTGGCGCTGAAATGCCGGCGCGCCCTACGGGAGACCGCGATCCTGCGCCTGGTGGTGGCGGGCGGCGTGGGGGCCAATCAGGCCCTGCGCGCACGGCTCACGGAATTGGCCCGCCAGGAGGGCGCCACAGTCCATTACCCGCGTCCGGAGTTCTGCACCGACAACGGGGCGATGGTGGCCTATGCCGGATACCGGCGCCTGGCGGGTGGTCAGCGGGCGTCCACCGCCATCGAGGCCCGGGCACGCTGGTCTCTGGACGAATTGACGCCGCCGTAG
- a CDS encoding acyl-phosphate glycerol 3-phosphate acyltransferase: MLLDVIMGIVGYLSGSVSSAVMVCRVLRLPDPRDLGSRNPGATNVLRFGGKGAAAATLVGDVAKGLIPVALAKHLGVGPGALGVVGLAAFLGHLYPVFFGFKGGKGVATALGVLLGLDWRVGVAAVAIWLLVVAAVRISSAGALIAALAAPLLVAWWLHASALVVATALMSLLLVWRHRSNIRGLLAGTEPRIGRS; the protein is encoded by the coding sequence ATGCTGCTGGACGTGATCATGGGAATCGTGGGCTATCTGTCGGGCTCGGTGTCGAGCGCCGTGATGGTATGCCGGGTGTTGCGGCTGCCGGACCCACGTGATCTCGGCTCGCGCAACCCGGGGGCCACCAATGTGCTGCGTTTCGGAGGCAAGGGCGCGGCGGCGGCGACCCTGGTGGGAGACGTGGCCAAGGGCTTGATCCCGGTGGCGCTGGCCAAACACCTCGGCGTCGGCCCCGGGGCCCTGGGGGTGGTGGGCCTCGCGGCGTTTTTGGGGCATCTTTACCCGGTGTTCTTCGGATTCAAAGGCGGCAAGGGGGTGGCCACCGCCCTCGGGGTACTGTTGGGGCTGGATTGGCGGGTGGGGGTCGCGGCGGTCGCCATTTGGCTGTTGGTCGTGGCGGCGGTACGGATTTCTTCTGCGGGCGCCTTGATCGCTGCGCTGGCGGCGCCGCTGCTGGTGGCTTGGTGGCTGCATGCGTCGGCGCTGGTGGTTGCCACAGCGCTCATGAGCCTGTTATTAGTCTGGCGCCACCGGTCCAACATTCGCGGCCTGCTGGCGGGCACCGAACCCCGGATCGGCCGCTCCTGA
- a CDS encoding dihydroneopterin aldolase — translation MDIIYLRDLRIDTVIGIYDWERRIKQTVSLDLEMAADIRKAAASDALEDTLNYKAVAKRLIQFVGESQFQLVETLAERAAELVLNEFPIPWLRLSVNKVGAVRGAGGVGVIIERGARPSGTGNP, via the coding sequence ATGGATATCATCTACCTGCGCGATCTGCGCATCGACACCGTCATCGGCATCTACGATTGGGAACGCCGGATCAAGCAGACCGTGAGCCTGGATCTGGAGATGGCGGCGGACATCCGCAAGGCCGCGGCCAGCGACGCCCTGGAGGACACCCTGAACTACAAGGCGGTGGCCAAGCGGCTGATCCAGTTCGTGGGCGAGAGCCAGTTCCAACTGGTGGAAACCCTGGCGGAACGTGCCGCGGAACTCGTACTCAACGAATTCCCGATCCCCTGGCTACGGTTGAGCGTCAACAAGGTGGGGGCGGTGCGCGGCGCCGGTGGCGTCGGTGTAATCATCGAGCGCGGGGCGCGCCCATCGGGCACCGGCAACCCGTGA
- a CDS encoding 2-amino-4-hydroxy-6-hydroxymethyldihydropteridine diphosphokinase, giving the protein MTRVYVSIGSNIEPERNVRSGVAALARRYAPLAVSTVYETDPVGFQGDPFYNLVVAFDTQETPSEVLGSLRGIEDDHGRDRAAPRFSPRSLDLDLLLYGDLVRREPGLHLPRPELTHYAFVLGPLAEIAGGVRHPELGRTFGDLWAAYGAGRAALRRVSMRPLDTVAEFPMPEPDNR; this is encoded by the coding sequence GTGACCCGGGTCTACGTCAGTATCGGCAGCAACATCGAACCGGAACGCAACGTCCGCTCCGGCGTTGCTGCGTTGGCGCGCCGTTACGCGCCACTCGCCGTGTCCACCGTGTACGAAACCGACCCGGTGGGTTTCCAGGGCGATCCGTTCTACAACTTGGTAGTGGCCTTCGATACCCAGGAAACGCCGTCCGAGGTACTCGGGTCCCTGCGCGGGATCGAGGACGATCATGGGCGCGATCGCGCGGCACCGCGGTTTTCACCCCGGTCCCTGGACCTGGACCTGCTGCTCTATGGGGACTTGGTGCGGCGCGAGCCCGGACTGCACTTGCCGCGCCCGGAGCTTACCCATTACGCCTTCGTGCTCGGCCCCCTGGCGGAGATCGCCGGCGGGGTCCGGCACCCCGAACTGGGACGCACCTTCGGGGATCTGTGGGCGGCATACGGTGCCGGGCGTGCCGCCCTGCGGCGCGTGTCCATGCGCCCGTTGGACACGGTCGCGGAGTTCCCCATGCCGGAACCCGACAACCGGTAA